CGTTCAGGGACGTTAACCCTCAAGCTCCGACTCATATACTTATAATTCCGAGGCAGCACATTGCTTACGCAGCTGATATGAATGAAACGCATTCTGATCTTCTATATAATATGTTTGATACGGCTAATAGCTTAGCCTCCAAGGAAGGGATCGACGCGGAAGGTTACCGCCTCGTTATAAACAACGGAAGAGGCGCAG
The Candidatus Neomarinimicrobiota bacterium genome window above contains:
- a CDS encoding histidine triad nucleotide-binding protein codes for the protein MTDSESGCLFCKIVSEEIPADVLYKDETVVAFRDVNPQAPTHILIIPRQHIAYAADMNETHSDLLYNMFDTANSLASKEGIDAEGYRLVINNGRGAGQSVFHLHLHLLGGRPMHWPPG